One segment of Curtobacterium sp. MR_MD2014 DNA contains the following:
- a CDS encoding carbohydrate ABC transporter permease, whose product MPRQRVRKGWRKWVNTVNVSGVVIAVLTALPLYWLVSTSLKPSSEIAQSPPTVVPQSLTFDNFVVAFRDNALGQYMVNSIVVSVATTVIVLALSFLAGYALAGRWIKGRTAIMTSLLMLSVFPAIAVLTPLYLLERNLGLLNSYPGLVVPYVAFNLPFAIWIMRNYLQGIPSTIEEASEIDGAGAWRTVLSVILPMAKPGLFTVGVFTFTASWSEFLMALTFNSENSFRTIPVGIALFGTQFTVPFAQIFAASVAATIPIVILVLVFRRSIVSGLTSGAVKG is encoded by the coding sequence ATGCCCCGTCAACGTGTCCGCAAGGGCTGGCGGAAGTGGGTCAACACCGTCAACGTCAGCGGTGTCGTCATCGCCGTGCTCACCGCGCTGCCGCTCTACTGGCTCGTCTCGACCTCGCTCAAGCCGTCGTCGGAGATCGCCCAGTCGCCGCCGACCGTCGTGCCGCAGTCGCTGACGTTCGACAACTTCGTCGTGGCCTTCCGCGACAACGCCCTCGGGCAGTACATGGTGAACAGCATCGTGGTGTCGGTGGCGACGACGGTCATCGTGCTCGCGCTGTCCTTCCTCGCCGGGTACGCCCTCGCCGGGCGGTGGATCAAGGGCCGCACGGCGATCATGACCTCGCTGCTCATGCTGTCGGTCTTCCCGGCGATCGCGGTCCTGACGCCGCTGTACCTGCTCGAGCGGAACCTCGGGCTGCTCAACTCGTACCCGGGCCTGGTCGTGCCGTACGTCGCGTTCAACCTGCCCTTCGCCATCTGGATCATGCGCAACTACCTGCAGGGGATCCCCTCGACCATCGAGGAGGCCTCCGAGATCGACGGCGCCGGCGCCTGGCGCACCGTGCTGTCGGTGATCCTGCCCATGGCGAAGCCCGGGCTCTTCACCGTCGGGGTGTTCACCTTCACGGCGTCGTGGAGCGAGTTCCTCATGGCGCTCACCTTCAACAGCGAGAACTCGTTCCGGACCATCCCGGTCGGCATCGCCCTGTTCGGGACCCAGTTCACCGTGCCGTTCGCGCAGATCTTCGCGGCGAGCGTCGCCGCGACGATCCCGATCGTCATCCTCGTGCTGGTGTTCCGCCGCTCGATCGTCTCCGGGCTCACCAGCGGAGCGGTCAAGGGGTGA
- a CDS encoding carbohydrate ABC transporter permease — protein MERVRARGAWGFAAPALLVVAAVTIFPVVYSIVLSFADVEIGYDGFTIQGFGLGNYAALLQSADWYRALGFTVLYTVVTVSVELVLGMLVALVLERLGVTRGWMLALLLVPWSLVTIVNAQLWKYIYDSTYGVATWFFGLFGDAPVILGEPVPAITGLMVADIWKTTPFVAIILLAGLVQISEDLYEAAELDGANGWQTFWRVVVPQLAPTLTIAVLFRVLQAFGVFDLPFVLTNGGPGTTTQSLAIMGYKVLFQDINIGPGAAIATSTAVIVAVGCLLFLRAFRNQAKGGDA, from the coding sequence ATGGAGCGCGTCCGTGCCCGGGGTGCGTGGGGCTTCGCCGCCCCGGCGCTCCTGGTCGTCGCCGCGGTCACGATCTTCCCGGTGGTGTACTCGATCGTCCTGAGCTTCGCGGACGTCGAGATCGGCTACGACGGCTTCACGATCCAGGGCTTCGGCCTCGGCAACTACGCGGCCCTGCTGCAGAGCGCCGACTGGTACCGGGCGCTCGGCTTCACGGTGCTGTACACGGTCGTCACGGTGTCCGTGGAGCTCGTCCTCGGCATGCTCGTCGCCCTGGTGCTCGAACGGCTGGGGGTCACCCGCGGCTGGATGCTCGCGCTGCTCCTCGTGCCGTGGTCGCTCGTGACGATCGTGAACGCACAGCTGTGGAAGTACATCTACGACTCGACCTACGGCGTCGCGACGTGGTTCTTCGGGCTGTTCGGCGACGCCCCGGTGATCCTCGGTGAACCGGTCCCCGCGATCACGGGTCTGATGGTCGCGGACATCTGGAAGACCACGCCGTTCGTGGCGATCATCCTGCTCGCGGGCCTCGTCCAGATCTCGGAGGACCTCTACGAGGCCGCCGAGCTCGACGGGGCGAACGGGTGGCAGACGTTCTGGCGCGTCGTCGTCCCGCAGCTGGCGCCGACCCTGACGATCGCGGTCCTGTTCCGCGTGCTGCAGGCGTTCGGCGTCTTCGACCTGCCGTTCGTGCTGACGAACGGCGGACCGGGCACCACGACCCAGTCGCTCGCGATCATGGGCTACAAGGTGCTCTTCCAGGACATCAACATCGGACCGGGCGCAGCGATCGCGACCAGCACCGCGGTCATCGTGGCCGTCGGGTGCCTGCTCTTCCTGCGGGCGTTCCGGAACCAGGCGAAGGGAGGGGATGCCTGA